The Molothrus ater isolate BHLD 08-10-18 breed brown headed cowbird chromosome 29, BPBGC_Mater_1.1, whole genome shotgun sequence nucleotide sequence CACAGTGCCACACTGTCCcgagctgtgccaggacactgctgtgctgtgctgtgccatcccATGCTCACACCGTGCCACACTGAGCTGTGCCGTGCCACACTGAGTTGTGCCAGGGCATGTGTTCGCCTgttctctgccttccctgctgcactgtgctgtgccatcTGATGCtttgccatgctgtgccatgctgcaCCACACCAAGCCATGCCAGGACATGCTGTGCCACGTTGTGCCATCCCACGGCCGTGCTGTACCACACCGTGCCGAGCTGttgtgtgctgtgctgagccatcccgtccctgtgctgtggcatgTGACAGCAGCcgtgccatgccatgctgtgTGCCCAGGCCATGCCCACTGACCCACCTTCCCCACAGGAGCACGGGCTGGACTTTGAGCGCCTCCTGGATGCCAGCGGCTACAAGGAGAGGTTCCGCCAGGACATGATCCGCTGGGGCGAGGAGAAACGCCGCACCGACCCCGGCTTCTTCTGCCGGGCCGCGGTGGAGGGGGCGCTGCAGCCGGTGTGGGTGAGCACCGGGAGGGCACCGGGCGCTGCAGCCGGTGTGGGTGAGCTCcgggagggcacagggaccctgCAGCTGGTGTGGGTGAGCTCTGGGACCTTGCAGCCGGTGTAGGTGAGCTCTGGGGCCAGTGTGGGTGAGCTCCGGGAGGGCACAGGGGTCCTGCCCTCCTGGGTGTGGGTGAGCTGTGGGTgagctctgggggtgctgcagcCGGTGTGGGTGAGCTCTGGGAGGGTAcggggctctgtgccagtgtGGGTGAGCTCTGGGACCCTGCAGCCGGTGTGGGTgagctctgggggtgctgcagctgctgtgggtgagctCTGGGAGGGTAcggggctctgtgccagtgtGGGTGAGCTCTGggaccctgcagctgctgtgggtgagctCTGGGAGGTGCACAGGGGCCCCGGGGGCACAGGCCGGGTGCTGATGGAGCCCTGTGCAGGTGGTGAGCGACACACGGCGCCTCTCAGACGTGGAGTGGTTCCGGGACGCCTACGGGGATGTGGTGCagactgtgagggtggtggcTACTGAGGAGacgaggaagaggaggaactGGGTCTTTGTCACTGGTGAGCGAGGGAGGGGCAGCTTGGCCTATGTGACACCAAACCTGTCTGCTGCCTCCACTGCCCTTCCTTGGCAGTGGGAGTAGGAGGCTGGGGATCAAGGCCCCCCACCTCTGGGGGGTGAGGCCGTGGTGGGGGCACAGGCAGACACATCCTGACCATCCCTGGGgcctccctgggctctgtgctaCCAGGGGTGGACGACGCTGAATCTGAGTGCGGCCTGGACCAGGGAGTGGCCTTTGACTGGGTGATCACCAATGACGGCGATGAGGTGGCTCTGGGcgagcagctggaggagctggtgcaGTCTCTCCACAGGAGCCTATAGCTCCATGTCTCTCCACTGGGGCTTGGGGACTGCCtcatccccccagcccctcagcatctccacctcctgctgctgcttcctgttCTGGAATAAAGCTCTGACTTCTGGGAAGTGCTGCCACGCTGGGCCTGTGTCTCATTTCTGGGGAAGGGACACACAGGTGATCCTGCCCCATGCCCACCACAGGTTTCCCAGCTTTCAGGAGGCAGAACTTCTGTCCTGCAGTTCTGTCTAAGCAGAGGGTCACCAGCTGGATGTCTCATTGTGTCTTTTAATAAGGTTTCTAGCAGCCAATTCCCTACAGATTATCTGCTTCCCAAACTCGTACACTCACATCTGCTCTTCTCCTGCAACAGCTGGGCAcggcaggggctgggggtgcctgggtgggctgggggtTTTGAGGGGGGATTAGGGCCCTATATAGATCTGTATGTGTGTATCCCATACTCTGGCTCTACCCCTACCCTGACCCCGACCTTGGGGACACcgtgggacacacacacacaccgtGCCCCCCGTCCATGGGGTGACCCACCCCGGGATGGGAACACCTGCTCCGGCTGCTGCTCGTAATCCCCGGCCTCTAAACGGATTAAAGGGGATCATATCAAAGGAGGGGGGATGCCCGTGAAGGGGGAACCCAACGGGTTAACCAGATTTGGGGTCGTTCGGGACTCGTCCATCGGTGCAGCCCGGTGCAGCCCCGTGCACTACAAGTCCCGAACGACCCCGCAGAGATGCAGGAGCCGGGGGTGTGCTGGGGGGGGAGATCCGAAgcggggagcgggcggggaTGATGTCAGCCTGCGGGGAGCCCCAGCGTGGCCAATggcgctgcggggccgggccagcggcagcggcgggggcggtggcggcggcgaTAGCGGCGAGAGCAACGGAGCCCATTCATGATCCAGCGAACGGGGCCGGTGGCAAGTAAAGCGGAACCGGTGCCCTGCAAAGCGGCGCCGGTACCGCCGTCATGGAGACATCGGGGCATCTCCACGATTCGGGCGTGGGGGACTTGGAGGAGGATGGTCGGTGTCCCTGCCCGTTACCGGGGGATGAACGGTCACCGCCGCCGCCCTCCGCGCTGCCGCcgctccagcacagcctgttgCACTCCTCGCCCGGGTCGTTACGggcccctcctcctcctcccgccgcccccgccgccctccACCCTTCCTCCCGCCACGGCAGCCAGCTCAACCTCGGCGACCACCCCGCGGGCTCCGGGGTGGCGAGCAGCAAACACCGGCAGCCCAGCCCCCTGGTCCACCGGCGGGACAGCAACCCCTTCACCGAGATCGCCATGAGCTCCTGCAAGTACAGCGGGGGGGTGATGAAGCCCCTCAGCCGACTCAGCGCATCCCGACGGAACCTCATCGAGGCCGAGCCGGAGGCGCAACCCCTGCAGCTCTTTGGTGCCGGTGAACCCCCCGAAATTGTTGTCTCACGCGAGGACAACCATGCGCCCACCGCCCACCGTCCcagccgcccgcccgcccggccggccCCCACCACCTTTGCCAAGGGGCCCAAGCGCAAGGCACAGAACATTGGATACCGCCTTGGGCACCGCCGGGCACTGTTCGAGAAGAGGAAGCGCCTCAGTGACTACGCGCTCATCTTCGGCATGTTTGGCATTGTCGTCATGGTCATTGAGACTGAGCTCTCCTGGGGGCTCTACTCCAAGGTaccggcggggccggggggtgTGTGCGGGGTGAACGCGGAGCCATTTGCCCCATCTGTGCCACGGGATAAATATGGAGCTGGTGTGGAGCGGAGCAGGGGCAGACAGGCTGGCTGGTGACTGGAGGGACGTTCCCAGAGCTTTCTTTAGCGGATGCCGCAGCCACAGGTGTTGCACAGGGCGAGCACccggctggagctgcaggggcttCGTGCTGGcggctgctgctctgtccagtcctgccccaggcacttgcagcagcagcaggcaccgACCCACTGAGGTTTGTGGTGCCTGTTGCTGGCATGGCAGTGCACTCCTCACGAGCACTGTGCCCCCGGCCGTGCAGCGAAGCAccccctgcctcctcctcctcctcctcctccacaccccttcctgcctttttttttggccttttttttggcctttttttccctttttttttcttttttttttttttttttttgcaggacaGTGTCTTTTATTTATAATTCTCCCCCCCAcgtcccttccagctcctgctcccagggctgcgCTGGTTGGCAGCGATATGAATAACTCTTTGTATAGACATCTGTCATGTTATTTATACTTATCCAGAGAGGGGGGAAGGCATCGGCACCCCCACCAGCACCCATGGGCGTCAGCGGGGCCGGCGCTGCTGCCGAGGGGGCTGGGGTGCAGCCAgcgggggtcccggtgccgcccggggaggggaaggagcggtgggaaggggaaggagcggtgggaaggggctgctcccCCCTTCCTGCCATGATCCATGGGCACTGCGAGCACGGGAGGTGGAGGAGGGGAGAAATACAGTCGGGGGTCCTGTGATTTTGGGgaccctgctgcctccccagcctggtttgggggggggggggtcctgaGCCCCATCTTTGCACGGCTCAGTGGGCATGgggggtgcaggcagcagctgcgCTGCTCTGTCTGAGGCTGGGACATGCCAAGCTGGCATCCTCGCCGAGAAAGAAAGATGCTTCAATGCCAGAGCCTTTTTTTCTGGAGGTTCCCACTCCCCCTTTGGCAGGAGCAAAGCCGAACCACCATCCCCCACCTGCATCTGCTACCTGTTGAGGCTGGCAGGCTCCGTGTGCCCGCGTGCCTGGCGCCAGGGGGACTGTCCAGCCTCACCAGCAGAATGCTGCCATGCCCAATGGAGCTGCTGTGTCAGCTGGGGAAGACCCCGTGAGTCAGCGCTGCTGCCATGCAGCAGCTGTGACACGCCGCTGCCCCACTGTCACACCGACAACCGTGCTGACAGCCACAAGCAGGGTGCAGGACAGTGCCTGGCTCTGGCCTCTGCAGGCCCCTTGGCCAGatttgcagcagctgtgagtGAATCCCCCGGTGGGAAACCAGAACTCGCCGGCAGGGCCGTGATCACGGGTGTGGGAGCGCCTGTGGTGCGGATggggtgcaggcagtgcagccccagccctgccccacggccccagccatgccagccacagggtgccagggctgagctgggcagcagggacacactggCCAGGGCTTGCCTGTCCATTGACTGCGGGCAGGACAGGGCCTCTCAGTACTGCTGCTCCCACCACCTGTGTGAGGCACCCTGGCATCACCTGGTGCAGCAGGACGTGTGCCAGGGGTGCCAAGGCCCTTCCCCACTTTGGCCCCGACCCCATGTTGCTTGGGATGCGGGAATGGCTCTTCCTGACAGCTCTCCTCAGGCAGGAGGCATTGGTACACCCTGTGTGATGCTCGCCAGGTGCCCCACGCAGGGTTTGTGCCCCTGAGAAGGGTCTGGCCAGAGCCACCTTGGCACAATGCTGCCCCGGAGCTTGCCTGTTAATAGTAGTGTTTAGTCACAGCACTTTTCTTAGCACCAGCCATTATATCCACACAAttgcacagccagagccaagTCGTTAACAATGCGGTGCCGCCTCCACAGCAAATAGTCCCTTCTCTGCGTGCAAACAGCCTGTGGGGATGAGGAGCACGGGGAAgagggagcccagagccagcccagagccagcccagagccagcccagcacgCTGGGGAAGCCAAGGGTTGGGTGCCATGAGCGAGCTGGGCCTTGGCAGGCCGGGTGTGCCAGGCCTCAGCAGGCCGGGGGTGGCACagaggtgtgggatgggggctaAGGGGGGTTGGTTTGGGGGTAACATCCTGCTGAGGGGCTGCCAACTCTCCCCGTCTGTGGGGCTGGACTGTGGCTGGCACGCACATGGGTGAACCAGCATCCAAAGGGAGCGCTGaatcctgcttttcacagccaTCAGGGAACCAGGGGCTGGTTTAATTTACATAAGGCTAATTAGCTGGAGGGTCTGGTTAGATTTTCTGTGTGGATACCGTAACACTGGgctcaggctggatggggctggggcacTGATGTTGCACATCTCAGAGGGGAGGTTGGGAACTGcactcagcagagcagaagaattaaaaaagagtttttgtttatttttgctggtGGTACCAGTGGTGCTGATGGTCTTGATGGTGCCCTTTCTACTGTGTCAAGCTGCCTGGGGGGAAGCTGAAGCAGCAAAAGTGCCTTTGAGGATGGGATAGCAGGTGTTGGGGGCAGTGTTCCCTTGGGGTGTGgagcccagtgccagcagaCTCCCACAGCTGTGTGCCCCTTAATGCCTTCCCTGCTTTCACCCTGCAGGACTCCATGTTCTCCCTGGCCCTGAAATGCCTTATAAGCCTCTCCACCGTCATCCTGCTGGGCCTCATCATCGCCTACCACACCCGGGAGGTGCAGGTAGGTCCTGGCATCACcagtgaggggctgtggggtttgCCAAGCACCTGAGTGGGACACGGCACCTGAGCTCACACCCTGGAGCATCCTCCCTCTTTGTCAGGGTCTTGGGGGGCACTTCTTGGCCTGTGAGAGCCCCAGGTGCTGGGCAGATATACTGGTGGCTTGGGGAGACTGCAGCCAGGAAGGGCTCAAGGCAGTCAAAGTGCCAAGGAAAGCCAAGAAATCCTTTCCTAATCAGGGCTGCACACTCTCTTCCTCCCTGGGAAGTTAAAGGAGTCCCAGTTTGTTCCAGGAAGGCTCCGCTTCCCTGTGCTTCGGCACAATGCCAGCCTGCTCAGGGCCTGGGAGGAATGAATCaccaggcaggagaaggagcatcCTGGGAAGGGATGTCAAAGCCCCTGGCCCTGAGTGcaccaaaatcccaccctgtccctccCGAGGCTGGGGGGCTTTGCCatgcaggggctggcagcagcacccactccctgcctgccccagtccccactccagctcagcctgcGCCCATGGGGACCAAGCCTGGGGGTGAGTTGCTCAATGCAAATATTTGAGAGCTCTGCTTGTTGCTGCAATAATATTTACCCCAGGATGACGGTGGCTGGGGTCAGCCGGGTGAGCTGTGCCCTCGGTGCTCgctgtttcctctctgcttgTTGTTCCTGGCAGTGGGTTGGGCAAACACAGCATCCACCCAGGCAGCACACAGGTCATCCCAcctctcctgccctgagcagagccaaagtgccactgctgtccctctgcaccCCACCAtgatcccagctgctctgccaggccagTCACACTGGGAGACGGGGAATGAGACAATGAGATGAGTTGGACTTGATCTGCTCCAAACAAAGTTGTGCTGGCTGCTCATTGCCCTGAGTGTTATAAAATGTTATAAAGAAATTGTTGACAATCCAACAAAAACTGAatggggctgccagagctgtaAATCCTCGACTTCTTGTACCTCTTGGCCAAGGTGGGGgactgtgctcagctggccaTGGCACTTGTCAGACCTCCCAGCCTCTGGGAAACAATCAGCCTCTTCCCTCAGGATTCCCTCTTCAGCTCTTGCCCAGGGAAACTGGGGCTGCCTCATCACTGGAagcgtccaaggccaggctgaatggagtttggagcagcctggggtagtggaaggtgtccctgcccatgaaagggggtggaatgagatgaactttaaggtcctgttcaacccaaaccagtccGTGATTCTATCATCCTACTAATTGTGTTAATTAGTCCTTTGAAGGTcttcctgtgcctcagtttctctggGGCTGAGGCATCACTCAGCACCACGTTATATCACAACAGGTGAAGGAGAGCAGTGCTGGTAATGCTGTCAGCTCCTGCCAGGGTGCTGTGGATGGGCAGAGACCCCCTCATCCCTGTGCTTGGAGTGCCTGGAGCTGTTCAGGCTATTATTGGTGAAACTTTAGTCCTCATGAGGCGTCTTGGTAGCTTTTCTTGGCCTCTGTTTTCCTGGAGACATGGTGGATcttgtccctgcccctgctggagCCAGTGATGCTGCATGTGTTGGGAAATGCCCCCTTGGGTACCACTGAACCACTCCAGGTT carries:
- the PMVK gene encoding phosphomevalonate kinase; this encodes MLGEKRGYCGKRMLAESGVQKRNARAAGGGASVGVVEGVVRGGAEAPMAAPRSVLLLSGKRKSGKDFVAEELRSRLGPDVCTILRLSGPLKEQYAKEHGLDFERLLDASGYKERFRQDMIRWGEEKRRTDPGFFCRAAVEGALQPVWVVSDTRRLSDVEWFRDAYGDVVQTVRVVATEETRKRRNWVFVTGVDDAESECGLDQGVAFDWVITNDGDEVALGEQLEELVQSLHRSL